ACCCGCAGCCTCCCTTCACCTTGCCCAACCTCAGCAACAACCCAGTcagatacacttttttttttttttttttaagtaatttcTGGCTAGACAAacctaaaataatttttcaTCCCTGCAGCGTGTGACCCTGGTTTCTGATCCTTGCACCTTGCTGATTGACGGTGTGACCTTTGGCTTGACCTCTACTGACATCCTGTTCCATTTGGGGGCAGAAGAGATCAGCTGGTGAGAAGGCAGTAGTGGACAAATAGCAGTAATTTTGGGCCACATTTGGACACTTTTACCACTGCTTTTAAAACATGGCTTGTTGGGTCATCTTGAGTACAGCACATACATACACTAGAGTCTATGGAGTCTCATGTTGTCAAAATACAAGATGTTAAAAATCAGGAGACCAAGTATGCCACTTGAAACACTCATCCATCCTGCCTTTACAAGCCGAACACAATGAGGATAGAATTATATTAAATTATTGGACTTTGTCTATTGTGTGCTAATCTCCTATTTGGCTTTTTGTTCTCAATTTGCGTTGCAGTGGTGCTGGATCGGACAGATTTTCGCGGATTCTGAAGCACATACTGACCCAGAGAAGGTAGGCTGGGAAAAGGGAAAAAGTTTTCAAAAGCTCTATCGTCCTTATGTTACATCAGTGTTCAACCCCCCACACCCCACCTCTGCCCCTCAGTTACTACCCGCTGTACCCACCTGTTGAGGATGTGAACATGGACTATGAAAAGTTTCAGAGCTTTGGTCAGCTGCCGCTCACACCGGACGTTCTCGTCATTCCATCTGAGCTGCGCTACTTTGTTAAGGTACAGAATAACcataaacccccccccccccccccccctcatctaTTAATGTGTATTCATCCAAACTCTGCAGGATGTTATTGGCTGTGTTTGTGTCAATCCTGGACGCCTGACCAAAGGCCATGTGGGCGGGACTTATGGAAGGCTGCTAATTCAGCGTGCCGCCTCAACAGTTGACGACAGAAGAGTCAGCTGCTGTTTGGCGGCTCAGGTGGTTAAAATTTGACTGTAATAAGGACTAATAAAGCAAATGTACCCACcagaggccagtttcaaaccaaccaagtcatatatatatatatatatatatgtgtgtgtatgtgtatgttttTACCAGCCAGCAGCAATAAATCAAAATTGCTACCTGTGTGAGTTTTTGTATGTGTAATGTTAATATAGGTTACATGTACAACATCAATAATGATTGACCAAACACTGgtgtttattttaatattttggtctcagtgggggggggggggggggggggtgagcatACAATACCACTAGTACAGATTGCCCCATAACatcaattaaaacaaaacaattatatttaaaaatgtaattttaatgtattttttatttttaaagacacTTGTGCATTTGATCTCAGACCATCAACTGTTCCCATTTTCTGATCGCTGTGGCTAGCAAATGTATAGCCTGCCTAAACACACAAAAGATTGCCATGTTTCAGTGTTGCCACattgagatggcaagcttgaccAATCAGTATTAAAACTTTGTGGTGAAGGACTGCCAACCATCCATTTTACACATTCATATCTCTTAAAACGAGATACTGCATGTATCCCTTTCAGCAATTTCAACCCTTTTACAAAAATGGACGATTTCACTTGCATAGCAACAAAAAATTGATTATCACACACTATTTAGGTAGGCACGCTCCTTGTAGGAAAAGGTactacaaacaaaataaactatCAGTCATAAAAATGGTCAAACTCATCAGAGTCACTTTGCTGATCTGTGTGCGTTTCTCCTCGGAAAATCTCCACATTGCAAATCACTGGAAAGCAAAGAAAACCTGAATGAACATCCACAAAAGTCAAGTGCatttttgtttgatcttcttgaTACCTTTTGGGATTGTACTATTGGGTTCAACTGTTTTCGTGTCTTTTTctctgtaaaataaaacatggagTTATATTCATTTAACAAATAATGCTTTTTACACTTCTCCACCTCTCGACTTActctcttgtctttgtctgAGGATGAGGTGCAAGGAGATTCTCAATGTCATCATCAGCAGGGTCACTTGAGTCCTCATCAGATGTTGCTGTTGTGGCTCCCTCGTTGCCATCATCATCTTCAGAAGCCTCTTGTGGGGTGAAGTGCACCCTGGGCCTGAAAGCACATCAATTGTGTTCACTTCCATAATGTATGGCTAAACCAACTGAATCTGTCCAACTTCATAAATTCAAAATCAACTTGTTCTGTTGAGGTGAGATGATGACATCATCTGAATCTCTTTCCTCTGCTTGCTCCTCTTCATCCGACTCGTCCTCACTTTGGTCATCATGCTCTTCCTCATCCTGCAACAAAGCTGAATCCTGCTCTTTATTCTGCTTCTTCAGCTTGTCTGAAACGTCGTCACTTCCTCGGTCTTTGTCAGACTCATTCTCCCGCTCATCTTCTGGTGACGCCTCTTCATCCTCGCTGTTCCCCTCCACATTACTCTCTTCTTTCTCATCACTTTTGCTGTCTGCCTCTTTGTCTTCTTCCAGTCCTTCATTGTCTTTCTTGCCTCCGGCTGTGTCGCTTCCACTACTCGACTCCTCAGACTGGGATGGTGAATTGTCCCTGTTGCTATCTGACTGGTTCAAAAGACTCTGACTCACTTCATGTTCACTCTGGGTTTCGCTGATAGAACGGCTCTTTGGGCTTTCTCGCTCTCGTGTCTCGTTATGGTTCGTCATTGGTAatccagcaacaagtgccgTGATGTTCCTCCTCATTTTACTGCTGGTGCTGCCTTTGTGTGATGATGCTTCACTCTCAGATGTCTTTGCCCCTACAGATGAAGAAGTCTTCGatgatctgatttgaaaaagcaaaaaggaaaatgctatttaattcAATTGCACTCCATTTATTTTCACCGGCGGTTctcactggaaatgacaatgcgGTAGAATAGTATTATTTAAGTCTGTAAACAATAATTTTAAAACAAGTCTTACTTCTGCGAACTTCTTCTGTTTTTCTCTGAGGTGTTACTTTTCTTCCTGTCACACTTCATCCGTCCGCACacactactgctgctgctgctgctggtgttgTCACCTCTGTTTCCAACATGCTCACTGGACAGGCGGACTATTTAACAAAAAATGACAAGCACATTAGGATACAAAAAGACTGTACACGCACAAAGAGCTATTTTCGATTCACACCTGGTTTAAAATCCAATTCCTGAGATAAATGAACGCTCATCCTCCTTGAGAAGCTGCTTGTCTCTGCGTCCTCCACAGAGGACAGGGGTCCGTCCGCCTGATCGAGAGCCCATCCTGGTGCATTTTGTGGTGGAGTGGAAACGAGATGCTGGAGTTGGAAGCCCTGAGGACATGGAAGTAAAGTCGAAGGTACTACAGAAGTTGCCATGGTCTGGTCTGAATGGGAATGAGAAGGAGAGTCCATAAAGGATGGATAAGAACCCCCTTGGCCATTGTACGCTTGTGTCACAGCATCTTTCTGTGGCTCTCTGCCGTGATCTATGCAAAAATATCGTACGTGTTGTTAATGACTGGGAGACTGATGTATAGTGCACCACGTCCATTTTCTATTGCACTTAATATGTGATTATAAAGCTTTCTTAACAGAAGACGTGGACCCATATTCTTCAGCTCTTTTTAGACACATCTTCATATACTCTGCCATCATCTGGTGGAGAGAAATGCAgtatactattattattatcatattaATTAAAACACATTTAATATGATAAATAGCGTGTGTCTGGCCTCTTCACATCAGTAGTCACTGAATCAGTGATGTCCTGTTTGGCTGCTTTGTCATGCGAGATTTGATTCTGTATGTCCCTTCGTGACAAAACTATTTCACCATGCAACAGGGTAGCGTGATCTACTTCACTGCctctgtttttatttatattattcaaTTATTCATCTGCTCTGCACTTTAAGTTACTGTGTTATATGCTCTGTTTACTTGTCTTATTGTTTAGAGTTGCTCCCCAATTTCATTGTATCTCACCATACAATGACAATAATGTTTCTTATCTTATTATCTTACCTTATCTTATATTGAGATATTTATTGGAGATGCAGTGAGACAGTACAGTTTTTATAGAGTAAAAAGACAAAATCATAGGGCTTGGATTTTATCTACATTGCCAGCAGCCTGTGACTAAGAGATGTGACAGGGCAGGTTGTGGTTTTATATGTAGATATTTTTCTatttcaatttctttttttatgaactgttaaAGTTTGCTAGATTTGCTGCGTTTTGTTCAGGGGCAGATATAGAAAGGTCAACAATATGTTAATATTAAAGATGATTACCGTTTTGTGGTGAACTTGTGATTTCTCTTTCTGTTGTTTCTGTCTGCAGGGATAGTTCTCCACCAGAAACTGATCATACTCCATCTACTGGAATAAAGCGGGTGATGAGCAGAATTGTACATTCAAAAGAAAGATAAAGCCTCTTTGATGTTTAGCGGCCATGTTTCTCTACCCGAATGGACTTCATGGCAGCAGTGGCAGCCATCATTTCTTTCAGTGTGTCTTGAGCC
The sequence above is drawn from the Syngnathus scovelli strain Florida chromosome 1, RoL_Ssco_1.2, whole genome shotgun sequence genome and encodes:
- the LOC125991162 gene encoding uncharacterized protein, which gives rise to MDSPSHSHSDQTMATSVVPSTLLPCPQGFQLQHLVSTPPQNAPGWALDQADGPLSSVEDAETSSFSRRMSVHLSQELDFKPVRLSSEHVGNRGDNTSSSSSSSVCGRMKCDRKKSNTSEKNRRSSQKSSKTSSSVGAKTSESEASSHKGSTSSKMRRNITALVAGLPMTNHNETRERESPKSRSISETQSEHEVSQSLLNQSDSNRDNSPSQSEESSSGSDTAGGKKDNEGLEEDKEADSKSDEKEESNVEGNSEDEEASPEDERENESDKDRGSDDVSDKLKKQNKEQDSALLQDEEEHDDQSEDESDEEEQAEERDSDDVIISPQQNKPRVHFTPQEASEDDDGNEGATTATSDEDSSDPADDDIENLLAPHPQTKTREEKDTKTVEPNSTIPKVICNVEIFRGETHTDQQSDSDEFDHFYD